The genome window GCGAAGATAAGCGCGCGCGAGAAAGCGCTTAATCTTTTGGAGATGGATATATCCAAGTTTACGATACTCGTAATAGGCGGAAGCCAGGGGTCTCAAAGGATCAACTTAGTTCTACTGGATGTCTTTCGAGGGATGGACGAATTGCTGCGCCGGCGTATTCAGGTGATACACATATCGGGTGACAACGATTACGATATGGTCAGAGACGCGTATGAAAAGATCGGAGGCGTTTCTTACGGAGTGTATTCTTTTTTCAAGGATATGGGTACGGCGTATAGCGCCGCTGACGTAACTATAAGCAGGGCCGGGGCCTCATCTATATTTGAATTATGCCTGCATAAGATGCCGTCCATTCTAATACCATATCCCTTTGCCGGAGGCCATCAGGCGGATAATGCCAAATACCTTACTGATAGAAACGCCGCTATTATGATAGAAGAGAAGAATCTTTCTGCCGAATCGCTTAAGGCGGCTATTCTGCGCTTCTTGGAAGACAGCGCATTAAGGTACCTGATGAAAAAAAGGCTGGCTAATCTTTCCATGCGGGAGGCCGCGGAAAAATTGGCTGATGAAGTGGGTTTATTG of Candidatus Omnitrophota bacterium contains these proteins:
- the murG gene encoding undecaprenyldiphospho-muramoylpentapeptide beta-N-acetylglucosaminyltransferase, producing MSDKREKKRKRIVIACGGTAGHIFPGLTLAEELLKRYKDDLNISFITSENLLAKRLLEESGYDFYTLPVKGIERRSFAGNVDFIKSLFTGAVKSAGIVFREKPDCFVAFGSYVSGPPFVAASLLRVPTIIHEQNITMGRANRLMRNFATKVALSFPSSEERKRKNMVVTGNPIRRSAAKISAREKALNLLEMDISKFTILVIGGSQGSQRINLVLLDVFRGMDELLRRRIQVIHISGDNDYDMVRDAYEKIGGVSYGVYSFFKDMGTAYSAADVTISRAGASSIFELCLHKMPSILIPYPFAGGHQADNAKYLTDRNAAIMIEEKNLSAESLKAAILRFLEDSALRYLMKKRLANLSMREAAEKLADEVGLLAGLS